In Neisseria dentiae, one DNA window encodes the following:
- a CDS encoding response regulator — protein sequence MTLEHTTEPIRIVLIDDHTLFRSGIKALLARQEGFEVIGEASDGLSGVKLVEQAAPDVVLLDLDMPVMNGREALAQILSSRPEQTVVMLTVSEDSEDLTECMRLGARGFLLKNIHAEFLIESIKKAAAGDNVFSPEMTARLVQSLINPGTPAVAGALDSLTQRELEILGHLAAGRSNKVIARKLDLAESTIKVHVQNILRKLELTSRVQAAVYAVQHNVPQPQD from the coding sequence ATGACCCTCGAACACACCACCGAACCCATCCGCATCGTGTTAATCGACGACCACACCCTGTTTCGCAGCGGCATCAAGGCCCTGCTGGCGCGGCAGGAAGGCTTTGAAGTGATCGGCGAGGCTTCGGACGGCCTCAGCGGCGTGAAGCTGGTCGAACAGGCCGCGCCCGACGTGGTGCTGCTCGATTTGGATATGCCGGTGATGAACGGCCGCGAAGCCCTGGCGCAGATACTCAGCAGCCGCCCCGAGCAAACCGTGGTGATGCTCACCGTTTCGGAAGACAGCGAAGACTTAACCGAATGTATGCGCTTGGGCGCGCGCGGTTTTCTGCTCAAAAACATCCATGCCGAGTTTTTAATCGAATCGATCAAAAAAGCCGCCGCCGGCGACAATGTGTTTTCCCCCGAAATGACCGCGCGGCTGGTGCAGTCTTTAATCAACCCCGGCACACCCGCCGTGGCCGGCGCGCTCGACAGCCTCACCCAACGGGAGCTTGAAATTCTCGGCCATCTGGCCGCAGGCCGCAGCAACAAGGTGATTGCGCGCAAACTCGATTTGGCCGAATCCACCATCAAGGTGCACGTGCAGAACATTCTGCGCAAACTCGAACTCACCAGCCGCGTGCAGGCGGCGGTGTATGCCGTGCAGCACAACGTGCCGCAGCCGCAGGATTGA
- a CDS encoding hemerythrin domain-containing protein, translating into MADFSIWQNSGDAALIEHILARYHQTHRHQFLEILPLAEKVASVHAGEFPVEILPLLQAMQADLLSHMQKEEQVLFPMLANGMKQHAAMPIRVMMHEHEEHEQAIARLLALTDHFTPPAQACPSWQRLYAALQTLVSDLQDHIELENTVLFARASAAD; encoded by the coding sequence GTGGCAGATTTTTCTATTTGGCAAAACAGCGGCGATGCCGCCCTAATCGAGCATATTCTCGCCCGCTACCACCAAACCCACCGCCACCAGTTTCTGGAAATCCTGCCGTTGGCCGAAAAAGTCGCTTCGGTGCACGCCGGTGAGTTTCCGGTCGAAATCCTGCCCCTGCTGCAAGCCATGCAGGCCGATTTGCTCTCGCATATGCAAAAAGAAGAGCAGGTGTTGTTTCCCATGCTGGCCAACGGTATGAAACAGCACGCCGCCATGCCTATCCGCGTGATGATGCACGAGCACGAAGAGCACGAACAAGCCATCGCCCGCCTGTTGGCGCTTACCGATCATTTTACCCCGCCGGCCCAAGCCTGCCCGAGCTGGCAGCGTTTATACGCCGCATTGCAAACGCTGGTCAGCGATTTGCAGGATCATATCGAACTAGAAAACACGGTGTTGTTTGCCCGCGCATCGGCGGCAGATTGA
- a CDS encoding MFS transporter, giving the protein MASETYKRYSVLVSSTLSFTVCFMIWMMLAVVGIKVQEEMGFNQTQYGILIALPVLSGSLIRVPLGILTDRYGGRVVLFALMMISVPAIFLMSYATHYWHFLIIGLLMGLAGGSFSVGTPYVARWFPKHQQGMAMGVFGAGNAGSAVNKFLAAWLITTYGTWQIVPTVYSAIMLAMAVIFWFTSYHDPKHLVSSSVTLREQLALLKDPGVLRYSQYYSVVFGGYVALALWMTKYYVGEYGMSLKTAAFLAACFSLPGGVLRALGGYLSDKFGAYKVTWAVMWVCWVCFFLLSYPQTDMLIKTTYGTLGLHIGLNVTLFTILMFTVGVAMAVGKASVFKFVADDYPNNIGAVSGIVGLAGGMGGFLLPIMFGALEDFTGIRSTSFMLLYGTVCVSLIWMHFSFKAKRNG; this is encoded by the coding sequence ATGGCCTCTGAAACCTATAAACGCTATTCGGTGCTGGTGTCCAGCACGCTGTCGTTTACCGTGTGTTTTATGATTTGGATGATGCTGGCGGTGGTGGGCATCAAAGTTCAGGAGGAAATGGGCTTCAACCAAACCCAATACGGCATTCTGATTGCGCTGCCGGTGTTGTCCGGCTCGTTAATCCGCGTGCCGCTGGGCATACTCACCGACCGCTACGGCGGCCGCGTCGTGTTGTTTGCGCTGATGATGATTTCGGTGCCGGCGATTTTTCTGATGAGTTATGCCACCCATTACTGGCATTTCCTGATTATCGGCCTGCTGATGGGCTTGGCCGGCGGCTCGTTTTCGGTGGGCACGCCTTATGTGGCGCGCTGGTTTCCGAAACACCAGCAGGGCATGGCGATGGGCGTGTTCGGCGCGGGCAATGCCGGCTCTGCCGTGAATAAATTTCTGGCGGCCTGGCTGATTACCACCTACGGCACCTGGCAGATTGTGCCCACCGTGTATTCGGCCATTATGCTGGCGATGGCGGTGATTTTCTGGTTCACCAGCTATCACGATCCCAAGCATCTGGTTTCTTCGAGCGTTACCCTGCGCGAACAGCTCGCGCTGTTGAAAGACCCGGGTGTGCTGCGTTACAGCCAATATTATTCGGTGGTGTTCGGCGGCTATGTGGCGCTGGCCTTGTGGATGACCAAATATTATGTGGGCGAATACGGCATGAGTTTGAAAACCGCCGCCTTTCTGGCTGCCTGCTTCTCGCTGCCCGGCGGCGTTTTGCGCGCGCTCGGCGGTTATCTTTCCGACAAATTCGGCGCTTATAAGGTAACTTGGGCGGTGATGTGGGTGTGCTGGGTGTGTTTTTTCCTGCTCTCCTACCCGCAAACCGACATGCTGATTAAAACCACTTATGGCACGCTCGGCCTGCACATCGGCCTCAACGTGACGCTGTTCACCATTTTGATGTTTACCGTGGGCGTGGCGATGGCGGTGGGCAAGGCTTCGGTGTTCAAATTCGTGGCCGACGATTATCCGAACAACATCGGCGCGGTTTCGGGCATCGTGGGGCTGGCCGGCGGCATGGGCGGCTTTCTGCTGCCGATTATGTTCGGCGCGCTCGAAGACTTCACCGGCATCCGCTCCACCAGCTTTATGCTGCTCTACGGCACCGTGTGCGTGTCGCTGATTTGGATGCACTTTTCGTTTAAAGCCAAACGCAACGGCTGA
- a CDS encoding NarK family nitrate/nitrite MFS transporter, translated as MSHLIEHWQPEDKDFWQKTGKKTATRNLWISIPALLLAFAIWQVWSVAVVNLPNIGFKYTPNQLFWLAALPALSGATLRIFYSFMVPIFGGRKWTALSTVSLLLPAVGLGFAVQDPNTSYITMMVLALLCGFGGGNFSSSMANISFFYPKAEKGTALGLNAGLGNLGVSAVQFVVPLVITAGVFGALGGEPQIWVKDDVSKQMWLQNAGFIWVPFIILSTLAAWFGMNDLASAKASFKEQAVIFSRKHNWIMCILYLGTFGSFIGFAAGFPLLTKSQFPGIDPVKYAFLGPLVGALARPLGGWLSDKIKSGALITQLVFAGMIAAVIGVISFLPANGEGGSFWGFFACFLALFALTGLGNGSTFMQVPVIFLNMHQKFAQQGLVSEEQARLNATKEGAAVIGFTAAFAAYGGFFIPKSYGTSIDLTGSVNAALIGFIVFYVVCLVLNWWYYARKNAEAKC; from the coding sequence ATGTCGCATTTAATCGAACACTGGCAGCCCGAAGACAAAGATTTCTGGCAGAAAACCGGCAAAAAAACCGCCACCCGCAACTTGTGGATTTCCATTCCCGCGCTGCTTTTGGCATTCGCCATCTGGCAGGTGTGGAGCGTGGCGGTGGTGAACCTGCCCAATATCGGCTTCAAATACACCCCCAACCAATTGTTTTGGCTGGCCGCGCTGCCCGCCTTATCCGGCGCCACCCTGCGGATTTTCTATTCGTTTATGGTGCCGATTTTCGGCGGCCGCAAATGGACGGCGCTCTCCACCGTCAGCCTGCTGCTGCCCGCCGTCGGCTTGGGCTTTGCCGTGCAAGACCCGAATACCAGCTATATCACCATGATGGTGCTGGCCTTATTGTGCGGCTTCGGCGGCGGCAATTTCTCATCCAGCATGGCCAACATCAGCTTTTTCTACCCCAAAGCCGAAAAAGGCACCGCGCTGGGCTTAAACGCCGGTTTGGGCAACTTGGGCGTGTCGGCGGTGCAGTTCGTGGTGCCGCTGGTGATTACCGCCGGCGTGTTCGGCGCCTTGGGCGGCGAGCCGCAAATCTGGGTAAAAGACGATGTAAGCAAACAGATGTGGCTGCAAAACGCCGGCTTTATCTGGGTGCCGTTCATCATTCTTTCCACGCTGGCCGCCTGGTTCGGCATGAACGACTTGGCCAGCGCCAAAGCCAGTTTTAAAGAACAAGCGGTGATCTTCAGCCGCAAGCACAACTGGATTATGTGCATACTCTATCTGGGCACCTTCGGCTCGTTTATCGGTTTCGCCGCTGGCTTCCCGCTGCTCACCAAAAGCCAGTTTCCCGGCATCGACCCCGTTAAATATGCCTTTTTAGGCCCGCTGGTGGGCGCGCTGGCACGCCCGCTCGGCGGCTGGTTGTCCGACAAAATCAAAAGCGGTGCGCTGATTACCCAACTCGTGTTCGCCGGTATGATTGCCGCCGTTATCGGCGTGATTTCCTTTCTGCCCGCCAACGGCGAAGGCGGCAGTTTCTGGGGCTTTTTCGCCTGTTTCCTCGCCTTATTCGCCCTCACCGGCCTGGGCAACGGCTCCACCTTTATGCAGGTGCCGGTGATTTTTCTCAATATGCACCAAAAATTCGCCCAACAAGGCTTGGTAAGCGAAGAGCAGGCGCGCCTGAACGCCACCAAAGAAGGCGCGGCGGTCATCGGCTTTACCGCCGCCTTCGCGGCCTACGGCGGCTTTTTCATCCCCAAAAGCTACGGAACATCGATAGATTTAACCGGCAGCGTCAACGCCGCATTAATCGGTTTTATCGTTTTCTATGTGGTGTGTTTGGTGTTGAACTGGTGGTATTACGCCCGAAAAAATGCCGAAGCGAAGTGTTGA
- a CDS encoding nitrate reductase subunit alpha, which produces MSHFLDRLKFFSKQHEPFANGHGVLTTEDRKWENAYRSRWQHDKVVRSTHGVNCTGSCSWKVYVKNGLITWETQQTDYPRTRPDLPNHEPRGCPRGASYSWYVYSAQRVKYPMMRGVLAEMWRQARKTMNPIEAWAYIVEDEARAKSYKTQRGLGGFVRASWEEANEMVAAANAYTIKNYGPDRVIGFSPIPAMSMVSYAAGVRYLSLLGGVALSFYDWYCDLPPASPQIWGEQTDVAESADWYNSNYLMVWGSNVPMTRTPDAHFYTEVRYKGTKTVAVSSDFGEMAKFGDIWLAPKQGTDAALAMAMGHVILKEFHLENPSPYFTDYIRRLTDMPMLVRLEADGKGYAPKYFLRASELSGNFGEAQNPEWKTLVWDELSDGLAVPNGSIGFRWDGSRKWNLETLAQGKEAQAALSLKNSADETASVGFTYFGGEHDDMIYRKVPAKRIPLANGETALVATVFDLMVANYGIDNGLGCENSAKDYSEDKPYTPAWQEKHTGVKPELVVQVAREFAQNAHDTEGRSMVIVGAGLNHWYHMDMAYRGIINMLMMCGAIGKSGGGWCHYVGQEKLRPQSGWIPLTFATDWHRPPRQMNGTSFFYAHTSQWRHEKVGADEILAPNADGSMGSISMIDYNAKAERMGWLPSAPQLGANPLDIADEAAAAGADAAQYVAGRLKDGSLDMACNDPDNPQNFPRNLFVWRSNLLGSSGKGHEYFLKYLLGTQNAVLGDENDEDCIRPSEITVRPAAEGKLDLLTVLDFRMSTTCLYGDIVLPTATWYEKDDLNTSDMHPFIHPLTEAVQPLWQSKTDWEIYKGFAKKFSELAKDYLGVRKDIVLTPLMHDSPQELGQPFDPKDWKHGECDPVPGKTMPAVTVVERNYGAVYEKFTSIGPLLEKVNNNGKGMAWDTKHEVEFLRKLNGVREEGAGAGQPKIDTAIDACEMVLTLAPETNGHVAKKAWEALGKTTGRDHTHLINSSEHTAIRFRDIVAQPRKIVTSPIWSGVESEEVCYNAGYTNVHELIPWRTLTGRQQFYQDHKWMRDFGEHLCVYKPAVDFKTTQKLLGKYPNGNKEITLNFLTPHQKWGIHSTYSENLRMLTLSRGGPHVWISETDAKKAGIVDNDWVEVFNANGTIACRAVVSQRIPETMILMYHAQEKIVHTPAAEVSKKRGGIHNSVTRAILKPTHMIGGYAQLAYGFNYYGTVGSNRDEWVIVRKMKNIDWMDTPAK; this is translated from the coding sequence ATGAGCCACTTTTTAGACCGCCTGAAATTCTTCAGCAAACAACACGAGCCGTTTGCCAACGGGCACGGTGTGTTAACCACCGAAGACCGCAAGTGGGAAAACGCCTACCGCAGCCGCTGGCAGCACGATAAGGTGGTGCGTTCCACCCACGGCGTGAACTGCACCGGTTCGTGCAGTTGGAAGGTGTATGTGAAAAACGGCCTGATCACTTGGGAAACCCAGCAAACCGATTATCCGCGCACCCGCCCCGACCTGCCCAACCACGAGCCGAGGGGCTGCCCGCGCGGGGCTTCTTACAGCTGGTATGTGTATTCCGCACAGCGCGTGAAATATCCGATGATGCGCGGTGTGCTGGCCGAAATGTGGCGGCAGGCGCGCAAAACCATGAACCCGATTGAAGCGTGGGCGTATATCGTGGAAGACGAAGCGCGCGCCAAATCCTATAAAACCCAACGCGGCTTGGGCGGCTTCGTGCGCGCTTCTTGGGAAGAGGCCAACGAGATGGTGGCGGCGGCCAATGCCTACACCATTAAAAACTACGGCCCCGACCGCGTAATCGGCTTCTCGCCGATTCCGGCGATGTCGATGGTGAGCTATGCGGCGGGCGTGCGCTACTTAAGCCTGCTCGGCGGCGTGGCCTTATCGTTTTACGACTGGTATTGCGACCTGCCGCCCGCCAGCCCGCAGATTTGGGGCGAACAAACCGACGTGGCCGAATCGGCCGACTGGTATAACTCGAATTATCTGATGGTGTGGGGTTCCAACGTGCCGATGACGCGCACGCCCGACGCACACTTCTACACCGAAGTGCGCTACAAAGGCACCAAAACCGTGGCCGTTTCTTCCGATTTCGGCGAAATGGCCAAGTTCGGCGACATTTGGCTCGCCCCCAAACAAGGCACCGACGCCGCCCTCGCGATGGCGATGGGCCATGTGATTCTGAAAGAATTCCACCTCGAAAACCCCTCGCCCTACTTCACCGACTACATCCGCCGCCTCACCGATATGCCGATGCTGGTGCGCCTGGAAGCCGACGGCAAAGGCTATGCGCCCAAATATTTCCTGCGCGCTTCCGAATTGAGCGGCAACTTCGGCGAAGCGCAAAACCCCGAATGGAAAACGCTGGTGTGGGACGAGCTTTCAGACGGCCTCGCCGTGCCCAACGGCTCCATCGGCTTCCGCTGGGACGGCAGCCGCAAATGGAACCTCGAAACCCTCGCGCAAGGCAAAGAGGCGCAGGCCGCGCTGTCGCTGAAAAACAGCGCCGACGAAACCGCCAGCGTGGGCTTCACCTATTTCGGCGGCGAACACGACGACATGATCTACCGAAAAGTGCCCGCCAAACGCATTCCGCTGGCTAACGGCGAAACCGCGCTGGTGGCCACCGTGTTTGATTTAATGGTGGCCAACTACGGCATCGACAACGGCTTGGGTTGCGAAAACTCGGCCAAAGATTACAGCGAAGACAAACCCTACACCCCCGCCTGGCAGGAAAAACACACCGGCGTGAAACCCGAGCTGGTGGTTCAGGTAGCCCGCGAGTTCGCCCAAAACGCGCACGACACCGAAGGCCGCAGCATGGTCATCGTGGGCGCCGGCCTCAACCACTGGTATCACATGGACATGGCCTACCGCGGCATCATCAACATGCTGATGATGTGCGGCGCCATCGGCAAATCCGGCGGCGGCTGGTGCCACTATGTGGGGCAGGAAAAACTGCGCCCGCAATCCGGCTGGATTCCGCTCACCTTCGCCACCGACTGGCACCGCCCGCCGCGCCAGATGAACGGCACCTCGTTCTTCTATGCCCACACCAGCCAATGGCGGCATGAAAAAGTGGGCGCCGACGAAATCCTCGCCCCCAATGCCGACGGCAGCATGGGCAGCATTTCGATGATCGACTACAACGCCAAAGCCGAACGCATGGGCTGGCTGCCCAGCGCGCCGCAACTGGGCGCCAACCCGCTCGACATTGCCGACGAAGCCGCAGCCGCCGGCGCCGATGCCGCGCAATATGTGGCAGGCCGTCTGAAAGACGGCTCGCTCGACATGGCCTGCAACGACCCCGACAACCCGCAAAACTTCCCGCGCAACCTGTTTGTGTGGCGCTCCAACCTGCTCGGCTCATCCGGCAAAGGCCACGAATATTTTCTGAAATACCTGCTCGGCACCCAAAACGCCGTGTTGGGCGACGAAAACGACGAAGACTGCATCAGGCCGTCTGAAATCACCGTGCGCCCCGCCGCCGAAGGCAAGCTCGACCTGCTCACCGTGCTCGATTTCCGCATGTCCACCACCTGCCTCTACGGCGACATCGTCTTGCCCACCGCCACCTGGTATGAAAAAGACGACCTCAACACCTCCGATATGCACCCCTTCATCCACCCCCTAACCGAAGCCGTGCAGCCTCTGTGGCAGAGCAAAACCGACTGGGAAATCTACAAAGGCTTCGCCAAAAAATTCAGCGAGCTGGCCAAAGACTACCTCGGCGTGCGCAAAGACATCGTCTTAACCCCCCTCATGCACGACAGCCCGCAGGAACTCGGCCAACCCTTCGACCCGAAAGACTGGAAACACGGCGAATGTGACCCCGTTCCCGGCAAAACCATGCCCGCCGTTACCGTGGTTGAGCGCAACTACGGCGCCGTTTACGAAAAATTCACCAGCATCGGCCCCCTGCTCGAAAAAGTGAACAACAACGGCAAAGGCATGGCGTGGGACACCAAACACGAAGTCGAATTTCTGCGCAAACTCAACGGCGTGCGCGAAGAAGGCGCCGGCGCCGGCCAGCCGAAAATCGACACCGCCATCGACGCCTGCGAAATGGTGCTCACCCTCGCGCCCGAAACCAACGGCCACGTGGCCAAAAAAGCCTGGGAAGCCTTGGGCAAAACCACCGGCCGCGACCACACCCACCTGATCAACAGCAGCGAACACACCGCCATCCGTTTCCGCGACATCGTCGCCCAGCCGCGCAAAATCGTAACCTCGCCGATCTGGTCGGGCGTGGAAAGCGAAGAAGTGTGCTACAACGCCGGCTACACCAACGTACACGAACTGATTCCGTGGCGCACCCTTACCGGCCGCCAGCAGTTCTACCAAGACCACAAATGGATGCGCGATTTCGGCGAACACCTGTGCGTGTACAAACCCGCCGTCGATTTCAAAACCACCCAAAAGCTATTGGGCAAATACCCCAACGGCAACAAAGAAATCACCCTTAATTTCTTAACGCCGCACCAAAAATGGGGCATACACAGCACCTATTCCGAAAACCTGCGCATGCTCACCCTCTCGCGCGGCGGGCCGCACGTTTGGATCAGCGAAACCGATGCCAAAAAAGCAGGGATTGTTGATAACGACTGGGTGGAAGTGTTCAACGCCAACGGCACCATCGCCTGCCGCGCCGTGGTCAGCCAGCGCATCCCCGAAACCATGATTCTGATGTACCACGCGCAGGAAAAAATCGTCCACACCCCCGCGGCCGAAGTTTCCAAAAAGCGCGGCGGCATCCACAACTCGGTTACCCGCGCCATCCTGAAGCCCACCCACATGATCGGCGGCTACGCCCAACTGGCCTACGGCTTCAACTACTACGGCACGGTAGGCTCCAACCGCGACGAATGGGTGATTGTGCGCAAAATGAAAAACATCGATTGGATGGATACGCCGGCGAAATAA